A DNA window from Gemmobacter fulvus contains the following coding sequences:
- a CDS encoding IclR family transcriptional regulator gives MSEISSTGDLMLTVLESVAAHGPVSATQCARLCDINRTVAHRLLTTLARRLYVIKITGGYVLGPAAMAVAAQAQPSIVSFAKPEMARLARDMRETVVLHGLADDEAVVLDQALDLTHVVVVRHNPGSRHPLIRGASGWSLLAFLPAKVIERQLAPLPDAERQAALQRLAKVRALSYAHSRDELQLGVHGLAAPVCGADGIAQASVGILVPQSRATNLMSMAGPLVACAKAIGAKLSA, from the coding sequence ATGAGCGAGATCAGCTCCACCGGCGATCTGATGCTGACCGTGCTGGAATCCGTGGCCGCGCACGGCCCGGTTTCGGCCACGCAATGCGCGCGGCTGTGCGACATCAACCGCACTGTGGCGCATCGCCTGCTGACGACCCTGGCGCGGCGGCTTTATGTCATCAAGATCACCGGCGGTTATGTGCTTGGCCCCGCCGCCATGGCCGTGGCCGCGCAGGCCCAGCCCAGCATCGTGAGCTTTGCCAAACCCGAAATGGCCCGGCTGGCCCGCGACATGCGCGAAACCGTGGTTCTGCATGGCCTGGCCGACGACGAGGCGGTGGTTCTGGATCAGGCGCTGGACCTGACGCATGTGGTTGTGGTGCGCCACAATCCCGGCTCGCGCCATCCGTTGATCCGGGGGGCGAGTGGCTGGTCGCTGCTGGCCTTCCTGCCCGCCAAGGTGATCGAACGGCAATTGGCCCCGCTGCCCGATGCCGAAAGACAGGCGGCGCTGCAACGGTTGGCGAAGGTGCGGGCGCTGAGCTATGCCCATTCGCGCGATGAATTGCAGCTGGGTGTGCATGGTCTGGCCGCGCCGGTCTGCGGCGCCGATGGCATCGCGCAGGCCTCGGTGGGGATTCTGGTGCCGCAAAGCCGGGCCACCAACCTGATGAGCATGGCCGGGCCGCTGGTGGCCTGCGCCAAGGCGATAGGGGCCAAGCTTTCGGCGTGA
- a CDS encoding fumarylacetoacetate hydrolase family protein → MKLVSYQSFGQARFGAVIGAGIVDMARASAALAATDAAIRPLPATIEPFLAQTDVLDASARAVVTAAEAGALDLYCLPLDGTVLLPPVPRPTKIICVARNYAEHAREAGLQISDIPILFPRFANTQIGQGAPIVVPAVSHQLDWEGELAVVLGRGSHGRRIGKAEAMDLVYGYTIFNDVSVRDYQFRVTQYTGGKNFRHSGPCGPYLVTKDEIADPHKVQIVTRINGVLKQSANTDTMIFDIPTILEHIADFIDLEAGDLIPTGTPAGVGFKRNPPEFLKDGDVIEVEVTGLGILRNPVVNEAVI, encoded by the coding sequence ATGAAACTCGTCAGCTATCAATCTTTCGGTCAGGCCCGTTTCGGGGCCGTGATCGGCGCAGGTATCGTGGATATGGCGCGGGCAAGTGCCGCCCTTGCCGCCACGGATGCGGCGATCCGACCGCTGCCCGCAACGATCGAACCGTTTCTGGCGCAAACGGATGTGCTGGATGCCTCGGCCCGTGCCGTGGTGACAGCGGCAGAGGCCGGGGCGCTGGATCTGTATTGCCTGCCGCTTGACGGAACCGTGCTGCTGCCGCCGGTGCCCCGCCCGACCAAGATCATCTGCGTGGCGCGCAACTATGCCGAACATGCGCGCGAGGCGGGGCTGCAAATCTCGGACATCCCGATCCTGTTCCCGCGCTTTGCCAATACCCAGATCGGGCAGGGGGCCCCCATCGTCGTGCCCGCCGTATCGCATCAACTGGATTGGGAGGGCGAGCTGGCGGTTGTGCTGGGGCGGGGCAGCCATGGCCGCCGCATCGGCAAGGCCGAGGCGATGGATCTGGTCTATGGCTACACGATCTTCAATGATGTGTCGGTGCGGGATTATCAGTTCCGCGTGACGCAATATACCGGCGGCAAGAATTTCCGCCATTCCGGCCCCTGCGGCCCCTATCTGGTGACCAAGGATGAAATTGCGGATCCGCACAAGGTGCAGATCGTGACCCGCATCAATGGCGTGCTGAAACAATCGGCCAATACCGACACGATGATTTTCGATATTCCGACGATCCTGGAACATATCGCTGATTTCATTGATCTGGAGGCGGGCGATCTGATCCCCACGGGCACGCCGGCCGGGGTCGGCTTCAAACGCAATCCGCCCGAGTTTCTGAAGGACGGCGATGTGATCGAGGTCGAGGTGACGGGCCTTGGCATCCTGCGCAACCCGGTGGTGAACGAGGCGGTGATCTGA
- a CDS encoding carboxymuconolactone decarboxylase family protein codes for MSQELFNAGLAIRKEVLGAEYVEKSLGAADDFNRDFQNIVTEYCWGASWGRNGALSRRDRSLLNLVMLGALNRSEEFKLHLKGALTNGCTRAEIRDTLIHLAIYAGIPAGVEAFRLARQVFAELDATA; via the coding sequence ATGTCGCAAGAGCTGTTCAATGCCGGGCTGGCGATCCGCAAAGAGGTGCTGGGGGCAGAGTATGTGGAAAAATCTCTGGGCGCAGCGGATGATTTCAACCGTGATTTTCAGAACATCGTCACCGAATATTGCTGGGGCGCAAGCTGGGGGCGTAACGGCGCGTTGAGTCGCCGCGACCGCAGCCTGCTGAACCTTGTCATGCTGGGTGCGCTGAACCGCAGCGAGGAATTCAAGCTGCATCTGAAAGGGGCGCTGACCAATGGCTGCACCCGCGCCGAAATCCGCGACACGCTGATCCACCTCGCGATCTATGCGGGCATCCCGGCAGGGGTGGAGGCCTTCCGTCTGGCGCGTCAGGTCTTTGCCGAGCTGGACGCAACCGCCTGA
- a CDS encoding Tm-1-like ATP-binding domain-containing protein — protein MTQTKTILIIGTYDTKADELAFIETVIREQGGHAISLDVSVLGDTRHPVSHSKHDVAAAAGASIAEVIASGDENTAMALMARGACALALRLHEQEAFDGMIALGGSMGTDLALDVALTLPLGVPKYIVSTVAFSAIIAPERLPSDVQMILWAGGLYGLNALCISTLAQAAGAVLGAARAARPPSPARPLIGITSLGNACLRYMKILKPELEARGYEVAIFHSTGMGGRAFEALAGSGQLVMVFDLCLQEFNNGLFGSIINSGATRLESAGAAGVPQIVAPGAADLVDWPTWAPLPESFQNRPRHVHNKLISSLTINAEERAYVAREIAVRLNGAKGPVHMLMPLHGVEAWDCPGEVAHAPDDLARFYAALRSSLGPHVSRTELHCHINAPAFAQAALAVFDAWVAEGIVPKTAATGPLRSTA, from the coding sequence ATGACCCAGACCAAAACCATTCTGATCATCGGCACCTATGACACCAAGGCCGATGAGTTGGCCTTCATCGAAACGGTGATCCGCGAGCAGGGCGGTCATGCCATCAGCCTTGATGTCTCGGTGCTGGGGGACACGCGGCACCCGGTCAGCCATTCCAAACATGACGTGGCGGCGGCCGCCGGAGCGTCCATCGCAGAGGTCATCGCCTCGGGCGATGAAAACACCGCGATGGCGCTGATGGCCCGTGGCGCCTGTGCGCTGGCGCTGCGCCTGCATGAACAGGAGGCCTTTGATGGCATGATCGCGCTTGGCGGCTCGATGGGAACGGATCTTGCCTTGGATGTGGCGCTGACCTTGCCGCTGGGCGTGCCGAAATACATCGTCTCCACCGTCGCCTTTTCCGCCATCATCGCGCCAGAGCGCCTGCCCAGCGATGTGCAGATGATCCTGTGGGCGGGCGGGCTTTACGGGCTGAATGCGCTCTGCATCTCCACGCTGGCGCAGGCGGCGGGGGCGGTGCTGGGGGCGGCCCGCGCGGCCCGCCCGCCATCGCCCGCACGCCCGCTGATCGGCATCACCTCTCTGGGCAATGCCTGCCTGCGTTACATGAAGATCCTGAAGCCGGAACTGGAGGCGCGCGGCTATGAGGTTGCGATTTTCCATTCGACCGGCATGGGGGGGCGCGCGTTCGAGGCCCTGGCTGGCAGCGGGCAACTGGTGATGGTGTTCGATCTGTGCCTGCAGGAATTCAACAATGGCCTGTTCGGGTCGATCATCAACAGCGGTGCGACCCGGCTGGAAAGTGCGGGCGCTGCCGGGGTGCCGCAGATCGTGGCACCCGGCGCCGCCGATCTGGTGGATTGGCCGACCTGGGCCCCGCTGCCGGAATCCTTCCAGAACCGCCCGCGTCATGTGCATAACAAGCTGATCTCCTCCCTGACGATCAATGCCGAAGAACGCGCCTATGTCGCGCGCGAAATCGCGGTCCGGCTGAATGGGGCGAAAGGGCCGGTGCATATGTTGATGCCGCTGCATGGCGTCGAGGCTTGGGATTGCCCGGGCGAGGTGGCCCATGCGCCGGACGATCTGGCCCGGTTTTACGCCGCCTTGCGCAGCAGTCTGGGCCCGCATGTGTCCCGCACGGAATTGCATTGCCACATCAACGCCCCGGCATTTGCGCAGGCGGCCCTCGCGGTGTTTGACGCATGGGTGGCAGAGGGCATCGTGCCGAAGACTGCGGCCACCGGCCCCCTGCGCAGCACCGCCTGA
- a CDS encoding HAD-IA family hydrolase gives MTTPCSALVLDFGGVISRTMFETHDLTEQSLGLPPGTLGWRGPFALPGADPVWEAMQAGQITERDYWMRRMAETGALVGEDWTEFPQFIARARGNDPAAVIRPEFLHAIARAKAGGKRLAILSNELDLFYGAGFRDRLPFMADFELIVDATYTGILKPDHRAYGFVTDGLGLAAADCVFVDDQMKNIRGGQAAGMTCVAFDVTDPARSYAEALALLGV, from the coding sequence ATGACCACGCCCTGTTCTGCCCTTGTTCTTGATTTTGGCGGGGTGATCTCGCGCACCATGTTTGAAACGCATGACCTTACGGAACAGTCGCTGGGCCTGCCACCGGGGACGCTGGGCTGGCGCGGCCCCTTTGCCCTGCCCGGCGCGGATCCGGTCTGGGAGGCGATGCAGGCCGGGCAGATCACCGAGCGCGACTACTGGATGCGCCGCATGGCCGAAACCGGCGCTTTGGTGGGCGAAGACTGGACGGAATTCCCGCAGTTCATTGCCCGCGCCCGGGGCAATGACCCCGCCGCTGTGATCCGGCCGGAGTTTCTGCATGCCATCGCCCGCGCCAAGGCGGGCGGCAAACGGCTGGCGATCCTGTCGAACGAACTGGACCTGTTCTACGGGGCGGGTTTCCGCGACCGGCTGCCGTTCATGGCCGATTTCGAGCTGATCGTGGACGCCACCTATACCGGTATCCTGAAGCCGGACCACCGCGCCTATGGCTTTGTCACCGACGGGCTGGGGCTGGCGGCGGCGGATTGTGTGTTTGTGGATGACCAGATGAAAAACATCCGGGGCGGGCAGGCGGCAGGCATGACATGCGTGGCGTTTGATGTGACCGATCCGGCCCGCAGCTATGCCGAGGCGCTGGCTCTTCTGGGTGTGTGA
- a CDS encoding helix-turn-helix transcriptional regulator has product MHAESTLGAMSEMVSIIGDPAFGDRFFGIVERMIGADHCTVFVSHGGGVQTLVAEAQTDAAAARVRQLAGLYSERGYRTDPVWNRASPRPTETAVHAEVIAPGYFADPAYRREFYEKPNIMEEIALSAEVGCGRRVYASFYREQGRARFSEAEISALQASAPVTMQVLAKHADLTHAVAAPSRSLSREDLLRRVQQAMMDENSLLTQREAEVCTGIVLGYTILGLSLNMGISVNTVATHRKRAYAKLRISSQNELFAHYFSLVENLS; this is encoded by the coding sequence ATGCACGCAGAATCCACGCTCGGCGCCATGTCGGAAATGGTCTCCATCATCGGCGATCCCGCCTTCGGCGACCGCTTTTTCGGAATTGTGGAACGCATGATCGGGGCCGATCACTGCACCGTGTTCGTGTCGCATGGCGGCGGGGTACAGACGCTGGTGGCCGAGGCGCAGACCGATGCCGCCGCCGCACGGGTGCGTCAACTGGCCGGTCTTTACAGCGAGCGCGGCTATCGCACCGATCCGGTGTGGAACCGCGCGTCGCCCCGCCCGACAGAAACGGCGGTCCATGCCGAAGTGATCGCGCCAGGGTATTTTGCCGATCCGGCCTATCGGCGTGAATTCTATGAAAAACCCAACATCATGGAAGAGATTGCCCTGTCGGCAGAGGTCGGTTGCGGGCGGCGGGTCTATGCGAGTTTCTACCGCGAACAGGGGCGGGCGCGCTTTTCGGAAGCCGAGATTTCGGCCTTGCAGGCCAGCGCGCCGGTGACAATGCAGGTGCTGGCCAAACACGCGGACCTCACACATGCCGTGGCTGCGCCCAGCCGGTCGCTGTCGCGCGAAGACCTGCTGCGGCGTGTGCAGCAAGCGATGATGGACGAGAACAGCCTGCTGACCCAGCGCGAGGCCGAAGTCTGCACCGGGATCGTGCTGGGATACACCATTCTCGGGCTGAGCCTGAATATGGGGATCAGCGTGAACACCGTGGCGACCCATCGCAAGCGGGCCTATGCGAAACTGCGCATCTCCAGCCAGAACGAGCTGTTTGCGCATTATTTCTCGTTGGTCGAAAACCTGTCGTGA
- a CDS encoding aldolase/citrate lyase family protein, translating into MPAPVNTLKHRLAKGDVLHGIWLGLADAYAAEIAASADFDWLLIDGEHAPNDIRSLSAQLAVIEGKGPVPILRLPDDDPAKIKQALDIGAQTLLVPMVETGAQAEAILRATRYAPEGIRGVGSALARASRFAAIPDYLTSANAQICLLLQVESRAGLAALDDILAVPGVDGVFIGPSDLAADLRHLGNPGHPEVKAAVLDALRRIRAAGRSAGVLSTDAGFIADCTAAGANFVGVGIDVTLFATALRQLARQYRG; encoded by the coding sequence ATGCCTGCCCCCGTGAACACGCTGAAACACCGCCTTGCAAAAGGCGACGTGCTGCATGGCATCTGGCTCGGTCTGGCCGATGCCTATGCCGCCGAAATTGCCGCCAGTGCCGATTTCGACTGGCTGCTGATCGATGGCGAACATGCGCCCAACGACATCCGCTCGCTGTCGGCCCAACTGGCGGTGATCGAGGGCAAAGGCCCGGTGCCGATCCTGCGCCTGCCCGATGATGATCCGGCCAAGATCAAACAGGCGCTGGATATCGGCGCGCAGACGCTGCTGGTGCCGATGGTGGAAACCGGGGCGCAGGCCGAAGCGATTCTGCGCGCCACCCGCTATGCACCCGAAGGCATCCGCGGTGTCGGCTCTGCCCTGGCCCGCGCCTCGCGCTTTGCGGCAATCCCGGATTACCTGACCAGCGCCAATGCGCAGATCTGCCTGCTGCTTCAGGTGGAAAGCCGGGCGGGCCTCGCGGCGCTGGACGATATTCTGGCGGTGCCGGGGGTGGATGGCGTGTTCATCGGCCCGTCGGATCTGGCCGCGGATCTGCGGCATCTGGGCAACCCCGGCCACCCCGAGGTGAAGGCGGCGGTGCTCGACGCGCTGCGCCGGATCCGCGCCGCCGGACGCAGCGCCGGGGTGCTGAGCACCGATGCGGGCTTCATCGCCGACTGCACGGCGGCAGGGGCGAATTTCGTCGGTGTCGGCATCGATGTGACGCTGTTTGCCACCGCCCTGCGGCAGCTGGCCCGCCAGTATCGCGGGTGA
- the hpaH gene encoding 2-oxo-hept-4-ene-1,7-dioate hydratase encodes MTPDQIDAAAGMLLQAELTGRQCGLLSLLYPAITLDDAYAVQAALVARKQAAGGRVIGWKIGLTSRAMQTALNITTPDSGVLLADMLFADGASIPPGRFIQPRIEAEIAFVMKAPLAGAQVTRDEVLAATDYVAPSLEILDTRILRADPATGRARVIFDTVSDNAANAGIVLGPQRHAVETFDLRWIGAIVSRDGVVEETGLGAGVLNDPVTGILWLVHRLARYGQGIAAGDILLSGSFIRPIEAPPGSRFAADFGRFGHVSLSF; translated from the coding sequence ATGACCCCCGATCAGATCGACGCCGCTGCCGGAATGCTGTTGCAGGCCGAGCTGACGGGCCGCCAATGCGGGCTGCTGTCGCTGCTCTATCCCGCGATCACGCTGGACGATGCCTATGCGGTGCAGGCAGCCCTTGTTGCGCGCAAACAGGCGGCGGGCGGGCGGGTGATCGGCTGGAAGATCGGCCTGACCTCGCGCGCCATGCAAACTGCGCTGAACATCACCACACCGGATTCCGGGGTGCTGTTGGCCGACATGCTGTTTGCCGATGGCGCCTCCATCCCGCCGGGCCGGTTCATCCAGCCGCGGATCGAGGCCGAGATTGCCTTTGTGATGAAGGCACCGCTTGCGGGGGCGCAGGTCACGCGCGACGAGGTGCTGGCCGCCACCGATTACGTGGCCCCCAGCCTTGAGATCCTCGATACCCGCATCCTGCGCGCCGATCCGGCCACAGGCCGCGCGCGGGTGATCTTTGATACCGTCAGCGACAATGCCGCCAATGCCGGGATCGTGCTGGGGCCGCAGCGCCATGCCGTCGAGACCTTCGATCTGCGCTGGATCGGGGCGATTGTCAGCCGCGATGGCGTGGTGGAGGAAACCGGGCTGGGCGCGGGCGTGCTGAACGATCCGGTCACCGGCATCCTGTGGCTGGTACATCGGCTGGCGCGGTATGGTCAGGGCATCGCGGCGGGTGACATCCTGCTGTCGGGCAGCTTCATCCGCCCCATCGAGGCCCCGCCCGGCAGCCGGTTTGCCGCCGATTTCGGCCGCTTCGGCCATGTTTCCCTGAGCTTCTGA
- a CDS encoding fumarylacetoacetate hydrolase family protein: MNLVTFTATGSQHWGVTAPGGVIALSDAFPQWKTLRNVIEAQAIGQVLAAAEGRAITHADGSYRHDIPVPDPEKIICVGVNFPDRNAEYKDGQDAPPNMSLFPRFARSFTGHSAPLIRPPESPQLDYEGEIAVVIGRGGRRIAEDQALSHIAGLTLCNEGTIRDWVRHAKFNVTQGKNWDASGAIGPWLVPFTDPAQIVDVELTTRVNGAVRQSDRTGRMLFPVARQIAYISTFTTLVPGDIIVTGTPTGAGARFDPPVWLCPGDVVEVEVPGIGLLRNGVADE, encoded by the coding sequence ATGAACCTTGTCACCTTTACCGCCACCGGCAGCCAGCATTGGGGCGTCACCGCGCCGGGCGGCGTCATCGCGCTGTCGGATGCGTTTCCGCAGTGGAAAACCCTGCGCAACGTGATCGAGGCGCAGGCCATCGGGCAGGTTCTGGCCGCCGCAGAGGGCCGCGCCATCACCCATGCCGATGGCAGTTATCGCCATGACATTCCGGTGCCCGACCCCGAAAAGATCATCTGCGTCGGCGTCAACTTTCCTGACCGCAATGCCGAATACAAGGACGGGCAGGACGCGCCCCCGAACATGAGCCTGTTCCCGCGCTTTGCCCGCAGCTTTACCGGCCATAGCGCGCCGCTGATCCGCCCGCCCGAAAGCCCGCAACTGGATTACGAGGGCGAGATTGCGGTGGTGATCGGCAGGGGCGGCCGCCGCATCGCTGAAGATCAGGCGCTGTCGCATATCGCGGGGCTGACCCTGTGCAACGAAGGCACGATCCGCGATTGGGTGCGCCATGCGAAATTCAACGTGACGCAGGGCAAGAACTGGGATGCCTCGGGCGCGATCGGGCCGTGGCTGGTGCCCTTCACCGATCCGGCGCAGATCGTGGATGTGGAACTGACAACACGGGTGAATGGCGCAGTGCGGCAAAGCGACCGCACCGGGCGGATGCTGTTTCCGGTGGCGCGGCAGATCGCCTATATCTCGACCTTCACCACGCTGGTGCCGGGTGACATCATCGTGACCGGCACGCCCACCGGCGCAGGCGCGCGGTTTGATCCGCCGGTCTGGCTCTGCCCCGGTGATGTGGTCGAGGTAGAGGTGCCGGGCATCGGCCTGCTGCGCAATGGGGTGGCCGACGAATGA
- the hpaD gene encoding 3,4-dihydroxyphenylacetate 2,3-dioxygenase, translating into MPLPAPTLTPPFNIVRLSHVELRVTDLAWSRGYYVDTLGLQVTHEDADSIYLRAMEERGHHCMILRKSGEGSVGVLGFKVWSEEDLDRAEHWFRARGLPTAWISRPFMGRVLATRDPWGVPLEFYAAMDRLPPIHQQYKLYRGVKPLRIDHFNLFSANVDAAVAFYGEMGFRVTEYTADEDSGRIWAAWMHRKGGVHDIAFTNGTGPRLHHTAFWVPTPLNIIDLMDLMATSGYLDNIERGPGRHGISNAFFLYIRDRDGHRTEIYCSDYQTCDPDLEPIKWDLKDPQRQTLWGAPAPRSWFELGSAFDGAALVDSDLTAQPIIAP; encoded by the coding sequence ATGCCCCTTCCCGCACCAACCCTGACCCCGCCCTTCAACATCGTCCGCCTGTCGCATGTCGAACTGCGCGTGACCGATCTGGCCTGGAGCCGGGGCTATTATGTCGACACGCTGGGCCTGCAAGTGACGCATGAGGATGCCGACAGCATCTATCTGCGCGCGATGGAGGAACGCGGCCACCATTGCATGATCCTGCGCAAATCCGGGGAAGGCTCGGTCGGGGTGCTGGGGTTCAAGGTCTGGTCCGAGGAGGATCTGGACCGCGCCGAACACTGGTTCCGCGCCAGGGGCCTGCCCACCGCCTGGATCAGCCGCCCCTTCATGGGCCGGGTTCTGGCGACGCGCGATCCCTGGGGCGTGCCGCTGGAGTTCTATGCGGCAATGGACCGGCTGCCGCCGATCCACCAGCAATACAAGCTCTATCGTGGCGTGAAACCGCTGCGCATCGACCATTTCAACCTGTTCTCGGCCAATGTCGACGCCGCCGTCGCGTTCTATGGCGAGATGGGCTTTCGCGTGACCGAATATACCGCCGACGAGGACAGCGGGCGCATCTGGGCGGCCTGGATGCACCGGAAGGGCGGCGTGCATGACATCGCCTTTACCAATGGCACCGGGCCGCGCCTGCACCACACCGCCTTCTGGGTGCCGACGCCGCTGAACATCATCGACCTGATGGATCTGATGGCAACCTCGGGTTATCTTGACAATATCGAACGCGGGCCGGGGCGGCATGGCATTTCCAACGCCTTCTTCCTGTATATCCGCGACCGCGACGGCCACCGGACCGAGATCTATTGCTCCGATTACCAGACCTGCGACCCGGATCTGGAACCGATCAAATGGGATCTGAAAGACCCGCAACGCCAGACGCTCTGGGGTGCCCCCGCACCGCGCAGCTGGTTTGAACTGGGGTCTGCCTTTGACGGGGCGGCGCTGGTCGACAGCGATCTGACAGCGCAACCCATCATCGCGCCGTGA
- the hpaE gene encoding 5-carboxymethyl-2-hydroxymuconate semialdehyde dehydrogenase, with product MTASATALATHLATLDRHLARFRDNGILNLIAGQDVAGAEWFETRSPVDESLIAKVALGDAATIDAAAKAAKDAFPAWAAMEGAKRKAILHRIADLIEERAEEIALCECWDTGQAWRFMSKAALRGAENFRFFADLAPSARDGQALPTKDHMNVTSRKPIGPVGVITPWNTPFMLSTWKIAPALAAGCTVVHKPAEFSPLTARLLSEICRDAGLPDGVLNLVNGMGEGAGRALTEHPDIKAIAFVGESRTGSMIMRQGSETLKRVHFELGGKNPCIVFADADLDRALDAAIFMIYSLNGERCTSSSRLLVQDSIADTFHAKLIDRVNSLKVGHPLDPATEIGPLIHQTHFDKVAGYVEIGKQDGATLAVGGTRQGDAGWFIRPTLFTDATPEMRIAQEEVFGPFLTSIRFADEAEALKIANGVAYGLTGYVWTNDLTRALRISDGLEAGMVWVNSENVRHLPTPFGGVKASGIGRDGGDWSFEFYMETKNTAFALGAHTIPRLGA from the coding sequence ATGACCGCCTCTGCGACCGCCCTCGCCACCCATCTGGCCACACTGGACCGCCACCTTGCGCGCTTTCGCGACAACGGCATCCTGAACCTGATCGCGGGGCAGGATGTGGCCGGGGCTGAATGGTTCGAAACCCGCTCGCCGGTGGATGAAAGCCTGATCGCGAAGGTGGCGCTGGGTGATGCCGCCACCATCGACGCCGCCGCAAAAGCCGCGAAAGACGCCTTTCCGGCCTGGGCGGCGATGGAGGGGGCCAAACGCAAGGCAATCCTGCACCGCATCGCCGATCTGATCGAAGAGCGCGCCGAAGAAATCGCGCTGTGCGAATGCTGGGATACCGGGCAGGCCTGGCGCTTCATGTCCAAGGCGGCGCTGCGCGGTGCCGAGAATTTCCGCTTTTTTGCCGATCTGGCACCTTCGGCGCGCGACGGGCAGGCGCTGCCAACCAAGGACCACATGAATGTCACCTCGCGCAAGCCGATCGGGCCGGTAGGGGTGATCACGCCGTGGAACACGCCGTTCATGCTCTCCACCTGGAAAATCGCGCCGGCGCTTGCGGCGGGTTGCACCGTGGTCCACAAACCCGCCGAGTTCAGCCCGCTGACAGCCCGGCTCCTGTCGGAAATCTGCCGCGACGCAGGCCTACCCGACGGGGTGCTGAACCTAGTGAACGGCATGGGCGAAGGCGCGGGCCGCGCGCTGACCGAACATCCCGACATCAAGGCCATCGCCTTTGTCGGTGAAAGCCGCACCGGCAGCATGATCATGCGGCAGGGATCGGAGACCCTGAAGCGGGTGCATTTTGAACTGGGCGGCAAGAACCCCTGCATCGTGTTTGCGGATGCCGATCTGGACCGCGCGCTGGATGCCGCCATCTTCATGATCTATTCGCTGAACGGCGAGCGCTGCACCTCGTCCTCGCGCCTGCTGGTGCAGGACAGCATTGCCGATACTTTCCACGCCAAGCTGATCGACCGGGTGAACAGCCTCAAGGTCGGGCATCCGCTTGATCCCGCCACCGAAATCGGCCCGCTGATCCACCAGACCCATTTCGACAAGGTGGCGGGTTATGTGGAGATCGGCAAACAGGATGGCGCCACGCTGGCGGTGGGCGGCACCCGGCAGGGCGATGCGGGCTGGTTCATCCGCCCCACCCTGTTCACCGATGCCACGCCCGAGATGCGCATCGCGCAGGAAGAGGTGTTCGGCCCCTTCCTCACCTCCATCCGCTTTGCCGACGAGGCCGAGGCGCTGAAGATCGCCAATGGCGTGGCCTACGGGCTGACCGGCTATGTCTGGACCAATGACCTGACCCGCGCGCTGCGCATCAGCGACGGGCTGGAGGCCGGCATGGTCTGGGTCAACAGCGAAAACGTGCGCCATCTGCCCACGCCCTTTGGCGGGGTGAAGGCCAGCGGCATTGGCCGCGACGGCGGCGACTGGTCATTCGAATTCTACATGGAAACCAAGAACACCGCCTTCGCGCTTGGCGCGCACACGATCCCCCGGCTGGGCGCCTGA
- a CDS encoding 5-carboxymethyl-2-hydroxymuconate Delta-isomerase has protein sequence MPHIQIDYSPNLEPRLDVAGLCRALRDAAVATGVLPLAGLRLRGTACTHVVIADGNPDHAFLDISLRLRAGRSPEAKALATAQIFAAAEAFCADLLATSSFMLSFELREIDPALSPKTSSIRRYLPGETQ, from the coding sequence ATGCCACATATCCAGATCGACTATTCGCCAAATCTCGAACCCCGGCTGGATGTGGCGGGGCTGTGCCGCGCGCTGCGCGATGCCGCCGTGGCCACCGGGGTTCTGCCGCTCGCGGGCCTGCGCCTCCGGGGCACCGCCTGCACCCATGTGGTGATCGCGGATGGCAATCCCGATCACGCCTTCCTCGATATCTCGCTGCGTCTGCGCGCGGGCCGCAGCCCCGAGGCGAAGGCGCTGGCCACCGCGCAGATCTTTGCCGCCGCCGAGGCCTTCTGTGCCGACCTGCTCGCCACCTCATCCTTTATGCTGTCGTTCGAGCTGCGCGAGATCGACCCCGCCCTTTCGCCGAAAACCTCGTCCATCCGCCGCTACCTGCCGGGAGAGACCCAATGA